The Nitrospirota bacterium nucleotide sequence CTCCGCCACCGCTCCCCTTTCTCAGGGTTTGGCTCAAGAAGCTGAACGACACTTTCACACCGAGGTGCACGAAATTTTCGGATTTGCCGAAGCCGGCAGTGTCGCGGAGCGGCGGACGACGGCGGGGGATTCCTGGCGGCCCTTAGATGGAGTGCGGCTTCAATCCGGCGAGATGGGGTGGACCGTAGAGACGGACTACCTTCCCGCTCCGGTTCGGGTGCCGGATCGCATGACTGTCGATGCGCAGGGGCTGTTCGTCGTCCATGGCCGGGAAGCGGACCAGATCAACGTCGCAGGCCATAGGGTATCGCTCGGCGACTTGAATCAAAAACTGCTGGAGGTCGAGGGGGTGCAGGACGGTGTGTTCTTCTTGCCCGAGGAGGGCTCCGACTTCGTCACCAGGCTGATGGCCTTTGTCGTGGCTCCGGGAAAAACCAGCGAGGAGATTCAGCGCGCGTTACGAACCCACATCGATCCGGTGTTTCTCCCGCGTCCCTTGGTCTGTGTGCCCAGTCTTCCTCGCAATGCCACAGGAAAGTTACCACAGGAATCGGTACGTGAGCTGGCCCGGCAATGGCTGGCAGGGCAGGGCCATGGTACATGAGCGGGTGCTCTCCATCAGCCATGATCATCCGTCGCTGGCGGGGCATTTCCCCGGCTATCCCGTCGTGCCTGGCGTGGTGCTGCTGAACGAAGTGCTCGACACCCTGCGCCGGGGATCGGCTGTTTCCCGGGTGGTGAAGGGCCTGCCGATGGTGAAATTTTCTTCTCCGCTCCGACCGGGCGAGGCTGTGACTATTCGTGTGGAGGAAGCGGGAGCCGGGCAGGCCACATTTTCTTGCCGAGTGGATGCACGCCTCGTGGCGTCCGGCACCATCGAGTTCATGCCTGGTGCAACGGCGCACATGGAACGGACGTGAGCCTCGCTTGGCGACAGCAGCAGGAGCGCGGGAGCCGGACGGCCATCCGGTTGATGGCCTGGGTTGCGCAATCGCTCGGCCGTCCGACCGCTCGGATCCTGCTCCATCCGATCTGTCTCTACTTTCTACTGGCGTCAGGGTCTGCCCGCAAGGCGATCACGCAATTTCGCGAGCGGTTGTTTGGTCGGCCGGTCGGGTGGTGCGATCTCTATCGCCACTACCTTGCCTTCGCCTCAACGATCCTTGACCGGGTCTATTTTCTGCGCGGCCGGTTTGATCTGTTCGATATTCAGATCCATGGGTTGGAGGTGCTAGACCAGGAGTTGGCGAAAGGCCGTGGCTGTGTGCTCCTGGGGTCGCACCTTGGAAGCTTTGAAGTGGTGCGGGCCGTAGGACTGTCCCGTCAGCACATCGAGATCCGCGTCCTGATGGATGAGCAGAACGCGCCCTTGATTCGTCACCTGATTCAGGAGTTGAATCCCGCCGTCGCTGAGACGGTCATTCAGGTCGGCGGGCCCGGCACCATGCTGCAAGTAAAAGAATGTCTGGATAGGGGTGGTGTCGTCGGGATCATGGGCGATCGTGTGATGCAGCACGATCAGTCGCTTGCCTGTACCTTCTTGGGGGGGCAGGCCAGGTTTCCAACCGGAGCGATGCGATTGGCCCGCGTCGTCCATGCTCCGGTGGTCCTGTTCTTCGGGCTGTACCGGGGGGGGGACCGCTATGAGGTGTATCTGGAGTCCTTTAGCGAAGGGATGCAGCTGTCGTCCGATCAGCGTCCCATCGATCTGCAACAGTGGACGCAACGGTATGCCGATCGCCTTGAGGCCGTCTGCCGCCGTGCCCCCGATAATTGGTTTAACTTTTATGAATTTTGGAACGACTCAAACTAGGTGGATCTTTGTCCTCAGCGTCCTGCTGTTGGCTGGAAATGTCGCCGAGGTAACCGCGGAGAGTTCCCTTTCTCTCGGCGATCGTTCGGGTAACGTCTGGACGGTCGAGCAGGTTGTGGCCTCGCTGAAAGAGGGTCGGGAGCCCTCGGTATCGTTTGAAGAAGCGACCTACTCCTCATTGCTCACCGAGCCCTTGATCGTGCGCGGCCTGTTGCGTTTCACGCCTCCGTCGACGCTGGAGAAGGAAGTGCTGGAGCCGTACCGCGAACGGTACCTCATTGAGGGAGACCGGGTGACCTTCGAGAGTGAACGCAAGCATGTGAAAAAAACTATTTCACTGGAAGACTATCCGGCGTTACGCAGCTTTGTCGAAGCCTTTCGGGCGACGCTCACGGGCGATGTGGCACAGCTGAAGAAAGTGTACGAAACCACCGTCGACGGCACCAGTCGACAATGGACATTGCTGCTCCGTCCCTACGATCCGGCCGGAAAATCCATGGTCGACTATCTGCTGTTGTCCGGGTCGGAAGGGCGCCTGACGACCATCGCCATTCGAGCGCCAGATGGCGACCGCTCGGTGATGACGCTTCGCCGGGGACCATCCAAATGAAAGCCGCCTGGTGGCCAGTTCTCGTCTGGGTCGCCCTCATCACCGGCGCCGTCTGGTTCACCGGGACCCGTCTGTCTGTCCATAGCGAACTGGGTGATCTGCTCCCCGAAGGCACCACGGCGACGCAACGGTTGTTGCTGACGCAAGTGCGCTCGGGCCTGGCCGGCCGGATGCTGCTGCTGGCCATCGAGGGGGCGCCGCCGGATGAATTGGCCAGGCTCAGCAAGACGTTGGGTGAAGGGCTGCGAGAGCATGCCCAGAT carries:
- a CDS encoding lipid A biosynthesis acyltransferase; amino-acid sequence: MSLAWRQQQERGSRTAIRLMAWVAQSLGRPTARILLHPICLYFLLASGSARKAITQFRERLFGRPVGWCDLYRHYLAFASTILDRVYFLRGRFDLFDIQIHGLEVLDQELAKGRGCVLLGSHLGSFEVVRAVGLSRQHIEIRVLMDEQNAPLIRHLIQELNPAVAETVIQVGGPGTMLQVKECLDRGGVVGIMGDRVMQHDQSLACTFLGGQARFPTGAMRLARVVHAPVVLFFGLYRGGDRYEVYLESFSEGMQLSSDQRPIDLQQWTQRYADRLEAVCRRAPDNWFNFYEFWNDSN
- a CDS encoding LolA-related protein encodes the protein MNFGTTQTRWIFVLSVLLLAGNVAEVTAESSLSLGDRSGNVWTVEQVVASLKEGREPSVSFEEATYSSLLTEPLIVRGLLRFTPPSTLEKEVLEPYRERYLIEGDRVTFESERKHVKKTISLEDYPALRSFVEAFRATLTGDVAQLKKVYETTVDGTSRQWTLLLRPYDPAGKSMVDYLLLSGSEGRLTTIAIRAPDGDRSVMTLRRGPSK